In the genome of Vicia villosa cultivar HV-30 ecotype Madison, WI linkage group LG7, Vvil1.0, whole genome shotgun sequence, one region contains:
- the LOC131620138 gene encoding uncharacterized protein LOC131620138, translated as MYMEHMKCNTLVDWRDLVCKNKASPRAVFVLWLVCQNRLATKDRLAKFGINVDQQCVFCECLETVNHLFFDCRFSKKVWGEILGWLCIQHDIQDWYHERKWLIKISKSKNWRKHFVKAAVAETIYAVWLDRNAKVFRNEIDDKHIVNRIIDRITNRFWNYPKYRERLAQVLLP; from the coding sequence ATGTATATGGAACATATGAAGTGTAATACTTTGGTGGATTGGCGTGATTTGGTTTGCAAGAATAAAGCGAGTCCTAGAGCAGTTTTCGTCTTATGGTTGGTGTGTCAAAATAGGCTTGCGACTAAAGACCGTCTAGCAAAGTTTGGAATTAATGTGGATCAGCAGTGTGTGTTCTGCGAATGTTTAGAAACTGTGAATCACCTTTTCTTTGATTGCAGGTTTTCTAAAAAGGTGTGGGGAGAGATCCTTGGATGGCTGTGTATTCAGCATGACATTCAAGACTGGTACCATGAAAGGAAATGGCTCATAAAAATCAGCAAGAGTAAAAACTGGAGGAAGCACTTTGTGAAGGCTGCTGTGGCTGAAACAATTTATGCTGTTTGGTTAGATAGGAATGCTAAAGTGTTTAGAAATGAGATAGATGATAAACACATTGTGAATAGAATTATAGATAGAATTACAAATAGATTTTGGAATTACCCAAAGTATAGAGAAAGGTTAGCTCAAGTGCTGCTACCATAG
- the LOC131616761 gene encoding protein LNK3-like, translating into MDWYYGCGTNDFVVPGDQDLLATHPSPENWSKWGINAPEGYNSPKNFMSMDSSTTEAEFNFDGESFSNRVKFESSSYDKAQSSSSSVCEGLTDQSFQQTSLSRNHHRRQTNYQLQELSSSFEQTDDIFLDSILEDFPCAENLNKSFYFYPENQCSNSPGGLQRDMAASEFLSCNSNSDDCLNIETLQILDHSEQFNGDEAMHNHSSIEESTLQNLEAIISQFNDKTRISFRDALYRLARDTKQQHPADDLDGDISMQEALRSDDQQPMESETNSVDRAVANLMFNGTAYTEC; encoded by the exons ATGGATTGGTATTACGGATGTGGAACGAACGATTTCGTTGTACCAGGTGATCAAGATCTATTGGCTACGCATCCTTCACCGGAAAACTGGTCAAAATGGGGAATTAACGCACCGGAAGGTTACAATTCACCTAAGAATTTCATGAGCATGGATTCGAGTACAACAGAAGCGGAATTCAACTTCGACGGTGAAAGTTTCAGTAACCGAGTCAAGTTCGAATCGTCTTCCTACGATAAAGCTCAATCTAGCAGCTCAAGTGTATGTGAAGGATTGACTGATCAATCGTTTCAACAAACATCGCTTTCTCGTAATCATCATCGTCGTCAGACGAACTACCAGCTTCAAGAACTTTCATCAAGTTTCGAACAGACAGATGACATTTTCTT GGATTCGATACTCGAAGATTTTCCGTGTGCTGAAAACCTAAACAAGTCTTTTTACTTTTATCCTGAAAACCAATGCAGCAATTCACCTG GTGGATTGCAGAGAGATATGGCAGCTTCTGAGTTTCTTTCATGCAACTCGAATTCCGATGATTGCTTGAATATAGAG ACACTCCAAATCTTGGATCATTCTGAGCAATTCAATGGAGATGAAGCAATGCATAATCACTCATCTATTGAGGAATCCACACTGCAGAATCTCGAAGCAATAATTTCACAG TTCAATGACAAGACTCGAATTAGCTTCCGAGACGCACTTTACCGCCTTGCCAGAGACACAAAACAACAGCACCCCGCAGACGATCTAGACGGTGATATTAGCATGCAAGAAGCCCTGAG GTCTGACGACCAGCAACCGATGGAATCAGAAACCAACAGTGTTGACAGAGCGGTTGCGAATCTCATGTTCAATGGAACCGCATACACCGAATGCTGA
- the LOC131620139 gene encoding cytosolic sulfotransferase 15-like, with translation MASTKLIGNQSRDEQDQARQEEDQQLILSLPKENGWMPFEYYYYFQGFWCPSDLIQSVNSFQKYFLAKDNDVIVSSLPKAGTTWMKALTFAIVNRNNFPSFDDHPLLKSISHDLVPYFEFNVYGTGDICDRFPQVDSSKMIEPRIFGTHIPFHSLAKSIKKSNCKIIYISRNPFDNFVSAWFFANKARSNHQSLQNLSLEEAFENYCKGITPFGSFWDHNLGYLNESIIRSEKVLFLKYENLREEPILYVNKIADFLGFPFTREEKNNKVIENIIDLCDFEKMKELEVNKSETLMQNIDNKFFFRKAQVGDWRNYFSSLMEEKLSKVVEEKLGGSKIKLEWPLHTSNK, from the coding sequence ATGGCTTCCACAAAATTAATTGGAAACCAATCAAGAGATGAACAAGATCAAGCAAGACAAGAAGAAGATCAACAATTAATCCTCTCACTTCCTAAAGAAAATGGGTGGATGCCATTCgaatattattattactttcaaGGTTTTTGGTGTCCATCAGATCTTATCCAATCGGTAAACTCTTTCCAAAAATACTTTCTAGCTAAAGACAATGATGTTATTGTTTCGAGCTTACCAAAAGCTGGCACCACTTGGATGAAAGCACTTACATTCGCAATTGTTAATCGCAATAATTTTCCATCCTTCGATGATCACCCATTACTTAAGTCAATCTCTCATGATTTAGTACCTTACTTTGAATTTAATGTTTATGGTACTGGAGATATCTGTGATCGATTTCCTCAAGTTGACTCGTCAAAAATGATTGAACCAAGGATTTTTGGAACTCACATTCCATTCCATTCACTTGCCAAGTCAATTAAGAAGTCCAattgtaaaataatttatataagtaGAAATCCATTTGATAATTTTGTGTCTGCTTGGTTTTTTGCTAATAAAGCAAGGTCAAATCATCAATCTTTACAAAATTTAAGCTTAGAGGAGGCTTTTGAAAATTACTGCAAGGGTATAACTCCATTTGGTTCATTTTGGGATCATAATTTGGGTTATTTGAATGAAAGCATCATCAGATCAGAAAAAGTTCTATTCTTAAAATATGAAAACCTAAGAGAAGAACCCATTTTATATGTCAACAAAATCGCAGATTTTTTGGGCTTTCCTTTCACTCGagaagagaaaaataataaagtgatcgaaaatataattgatttatgTGACTTTGAAAAGATGAAGGAATTAGAGGTAAATAAATCTGAAACTCTTATGCAAAACATTGACAATAAATTCTTCTTTCGAAAGGCTCAAGTAGGAGATTGGAGAAATTATTTTTCCTCTTTGATGGAAGAAAAACTATCTAAAGTCGTGGAAGAAAAGTTAGGTGGATCGAAAATCAAATTAGAGTGGCCTCTTCATACTTCTAACAAATGA